In Deltaproteobacteria bacterium, one DNA window encodes the following:
- a CDS encoding PilZ domain-containing protein, with the protein MPEITDRRYMRMKVLRPLSFTYEDETYEAELRDISLCGALVISDVPVETGRRVQLEITLPETAEPVRVNGKIVRLLSLSAGLGNGFGVDFTVVSLSNREIIDGYVRSTFRHFRRLQFELSKFDVDWDTVNRLIPHTYLPVRNYSAETLRSLVTIELESFRLRKVVSASANG; encoded by the coding sequence GTGCCTGAAATAACTGACCGGCGGTACATGAGGATGAAGGTGCTGCGCCCGCTATCCTTCACCTATGAGGACGAAACCTATGAAGCCGAGCTACGGGATATCTCACTCTGCGGCGCACTCGTCATTTCCGACGTGCCGGTGGAGACTGGCCGCCGTGTCCAGCTGGAAATAACGCTGCCGGAAACCGCCGAACCGGTCCGGGTGAACGGCAAGATCGTCCGCCTTCTCTCCCTTTCCGCCGGACTCGGCAACGGATTCGGGGTGGATTTCACGGTTGTTTCGCTTTCCAACCGTGAAATCATCGATGGATACGTCCGGTCCACATTCCGGCACTTCCGCAGACTCCAGTTCGAACTGAGCAAGTTCGATGTAGACTGGGACACGGTCAACAGGCTGATTCCCCACACATACCTGCCGGTACGGAACTATTCGGCGGAAACCCTGAGGAGCCTGGTGACAATCGAACTGGAGAGTTTCCGTCTGCGAAAAGTGGTTTCCGCCAGCGCGAACGGTTAA